CAATACATATTTTTATGCACAAAGGAAGGGAATAACATCGTGATTGGCATTTACAGAGAAAGATTTGAACACATACCTGCACTAGTCGTTGTTGATTCTGAGAAAGAAAACCAGCCATTACCTGTTGTGACGTATATCCACGGGATAACGAGTCGTAAAGAGCAGAACCTTTCATTCGCTTACTTCTTGGCTGAGAAAGGATTTCGTGTTGTACTTCCGGACTGTATGTTACACGGAGAAAGAGATGAAGGGCTGAATAACCAGCAAATTTCTTATCGATTATGGGAAGTCGTTGCAAAGAACCTGAAAGAGCTTCCGATCATTAAAGATGCACTTGATGAGAAAGGTCTAATATTAGATGGCCGTTTCGGACTTGCTGGTACGAGTATGGGAGGCATTACGACAAGTGCTGCCCTTACGCAGTATAGCTGGATTAAAGTTGCCGCAGTATTAATGGGATCCCCACAACCTGTTCGATTCGCTGAGGAACAAGTAGCGACGTTGAAGGAAATGAATGTGGACTTACCGTTATCAGAAGAGGAGCAACAGAAGCTCATTCGAGATCTTTCCTCTATTGACTTAAGTAAACAAATCGATAAACTATATGGACGCCCGCTATTTTTCTGGCACGGAGAAGACGACCGCGTTGTTCCATTTGATCATTCCTACAGCTTTTATAATGATGCCATTGCCCATTATAAGAACCCTGAGAATATTCGCTTCCGCAGGGAAATCGGTCGCGACCATAAAGTTT
The nucleotide sequence above comes from Pontibacillus chungwhensis. Encoded proteins:
- a CDS encoding prolyl oligopeptidase family serine peptidase, coding for MIGIYRERFEHIPALVVVDSEKENQPLPVVTYIHGITSRKEQNLSFAYFLAEKGFRVVLPDCMLHGERDEGLNNQQISYRLWEVVAKNLKELPIIKDALDEKGLILDGRFGLAGTSMGGITTSAALTQYSWIKVAAVLMGSPQPVRFAEEQVATLKEMNVDLPLSEEEQQKLIRDLSSIDLSKQIDKLYGRPLFFWHGEDDRVVPFDHSYSFYNDAIAHYKNPENIRFRREIGRDHKVSIYAISETVNWFDMHL